One Sphingobacteriales bacterium DNA segment encodes these proteins:
- a CDS encoding SDR family oxidoreductase, translating to MSAKVETPLSIFVTGGTGYIGSRLIKLLLAKGHKATALVRSGSEAKIPPGCDVVLGNALDASTYKHLLTHQTVFVHLIGVSKPNPSKTKAFNDIDLASVKAAVKAAEPNLIQHFVYLSVAQTPSKIMQFYQNIRAHCEQLILAKHYTSVSILRPWYVIGPGHYWPLLFLPLYWLLKKLPSTRQKAENLDLVWLNNILANLVYAIENPNKSQEITYYEIANIKQFSLE from the coding sequence ATTTCTGCCAAAGTAGAGACTCCTTTATCAATATTTGTTACCGGAGGTACGGGCTATATTGGCTCGCGATTAATTAAACTCTTATTGGCAAAAGGGCATAAGGCAACTGCCTTAGTTCGCTCGGGCAGCGAGGCAAAAATACCACCGGGGTGCGATGTTGTTTTAGGCAATGCTTTAGATGCCAGCACCTACAAACATTTGCTAACGCATCAAACTGTTTTTGTGCATTTAATTGGTGTTTCCAAACCAAATCCAAGTAAAACCAAAGCGTTTAACGATATTGATTTGGCAAGTGTTAAAGCGGCAGTAAAGGCAGCAGAGCCAAATTTAATTCAACATTTTGTGTATTTAAGTGTGGCGCAAACCCCATCAAAAATTATGCAATTTTATCAAAATATTCGAGCGCATTGCGAGCAACTGATACTTGCAAAGCACTATACATCTGTAAGCATTTTGCGTCCTTGGTATGTAATAGGACCAGGCCATTACTGGCCTTTGTTATTTTTACCGTTATATTGGCTGCTTAAAAAATTGCCTTCTACCCGTCAAAAAGCGGAAAACCTCGATTTAGTTTGGCTAAATAATATTTTAGCAAATTTGGTTTATGCCATCGAAAACCCCAATAAGAGCCAAGAGATTACTTATTACGAAATTGCCAATATTAAGCAGTTTAGTTTAGAGTAA
- a CDS encoding TIGR02206 family membrane protein, translating into MANNIILAPILLAQFVPWGVEHFLTVLIWALIGFVLIYWAQKLPKRQQHIIAILLSLLPAGTMLLHVAGKIMSQTFELKIDLPLPICHFCSLATPILMVSRRFALFEVFYFWIMVGTVQAILTPDLYDGFPHSNYWKYWVAHCGLVICILYLVFVYYMRPTHKSLWKTFWITQIVVPVSLLANYLTGGNYNYLSHKPPQGSLLDFMGPWPWYILASEALALLLFYLAYLPFAFKTHKQS; encoded by the coding sequence ATGGCCAACAATATTATATTAGCGCCAATATTATTAGCTCAGTTTGTACCTTGGGGTGTTGAGCATTTTTTAACAGTTCTAATTTGGGCTTTAATTGGATTTGTGCTTATTTATTGGGCGCAAAAATTGCCTAAACGACAACAGCATATAATAGCTATTTTATTGAGTTTGCTGCCAGCAGGTACCATGTTGTTGCATGTAGCTGGCAAAATTATGAGCCAAACCTTCGAATTGAAAATTGATTTGCCCCTGCCAATTTGCCATTTTTGCTCGTTGGCCACGCCAATATTGATGGTTAGCAGGCGATTTGCCTTGTTTGAAGTGTTTTACTTTTGGATTATGGTCGGTACGGTACAAGCTATTTTAACCCCCGATTTGTACGATGGTTTTCCGCACTCTAACTACTGGAAATACTGGGTGGCGCATTGTGGACTGGTAATTTGCATTTTGTATTTGGTATTTGTTTATTATATGCGGCCTACACACAAAAGCCTTTGGAAAACATTTTGGATTACACAAATTGTAGTTCCGGTGAGTCTTTTAGCCAATTATTTAACCGGCGGAAACTATAACTATTTATCGCATAAGCCGCCCCAAGGCTCGCTGCTCGATTTTATGGGGCCTTGGCCTTGGTATATTTTAGCCTCGGAGGCGTTAGCTTTGCTTTTATTTTATTTGGCTTATTTACCTTTTGCCTTTAAAACGCACAAACAATCTTAA
- the dapB gene encoding 4-hydroxy-tetrahydrodipicolinate reductase codes for MLKIALIGYGKMGKTIAQLAAEQGCEVVLQLNSATMATISNADLRQAQVAIEFTRPDAATTNILRCFEANLPVVCGTTGWHNALPQIVQTCQKLNGALLYATNFSLGVNIFFAINRQLAQLLNGKNYTPQITEIHHTEKLDAPSGTAITLANDIIANNPNLLEWVNHAATTENQLAILSERVADVKGTHIINWQSAVDTLSIAHYAHNRNGFALGALVAAKWLAGKQGIFTMNDVLGIH; via the coding sequence ATGCTTAAAATTGCCTTAATAGGATACGGAAAAATGGGTAAAACTATTGCGCAATTAGCCGCCGAGCAAGGCTGCGAGGTGGTGCTTCAACTCAATAGTGCTACTATGGCTACTATTAGTAACGCCGACCTGCGGCAAGCCCAGGTTGCTATTGAATTTACCCGCCCCGATGCTGCCACTACTAATATTTTGCGTTGCTTTGAGGCGAATTTACCCGTTGTTTGCGGCACTACCGGATGGCACAATGCACTGCCACAAATTGTACAAACCTGCCAAAAACTAAACGGCGCTTTGTTGTATGCAACAAATTTTAGTTTGGGTGTAAACATATTTTTCGCCATCAATAGGCAATTAGCACAACTATTAAATGGAAAAAATTACACCCCTCAAATTACCGAAATTCACCACACCGAAAAATTAGATGCCCCCAGTGGCACCGCTATTACTTTGGCCAATGATATTATAGCAAATAATCCGAATTTATTAGAATGGGTAAACCACGCCGCAACAACTGAAAACCAATTAGCTATTTTGTCTGAGAGGGTTGCCGATGTAAAAGGTACACATATTATAAACTGGCAATCGGCGGTTGACACCCTTAGCATAGCCCATTACGCCCACAACCGAAATGGTTTTGCCCTTGGGGCATTGGTGGCAGCTAAATGGTTGGCAGGTAAGCAGGGTATATTTACTATGAACGATGTTTTAGGCATTCATTAA
- the yaaA gene encoding peroxide stress protein YaaA: MIALLSPAKTLDFTTPVSITTHTQPQFLNKSEQLIKKLRKLKPQHLQSLMSISPQLAELNMQRYLNWHLPFTPQNARQAILAFKGDVYLGLQAANFTEDNFLYAQQHVRILSGLYGMLRPLDLIQPYRLEMGTAFVVSASCKNLYQYWGKTITQALNNEILRNCQQYPDDGSLKSAKMVLNLASNEYFAAIVAKQLKAQVLTIQFKEYKNDQLKMISFFAKRARGLFVNYMVKNNINQIDDLQGFTTEGYCFNSQLSTPNNWAIYAHKPSINCTRNKDLAILQYLCKENRLNNHLSFIFFIRIYNFI, translated from the coding sequence ATGATTGCCTTGTTGTCGCCTGCAAAAACCCTCGATTTTACCACGCCCGTAAGTATAACTACCCATACACAGCCCCAGTTTTTAAATAAAAGTGAACAACTTATAAAAAAACTCCGCAAATTAAAACCGCAGCACTTGCAAAGTTTAATGAGCATAAGCCCGCAATTGGCCGAGCTAAACATGCAACGTTACCTTAACTGGCATTTGCCGTTTACACCACAAAACGCCCGGCAAGCAATATTGGCTTTTAAAGGCGATGTATATTTAGGTTTACAAGCAGCCAATTTTACCGAAGACAATTTTTTGTATGCCCAACAACATGTCCGGATTTTATCGGGGCTTTACGGCATGCTACGCCCTTTAGACCTCATACAGCCTTATCGCTTAGAAATGGGTACTGCTTTTGTGGTATCAGCTTCGTGCAAAAACCTGTACCAATATTGGGGTAAAACAATAACGCAGGCCCTAAACAATGAAATTTTACGTAATTGTCAGCAGTATCCGGATGATGGCTCTTTAAAATCTGCTAAAATGGTGCTCAATTTAGCCTCGAACGAGTATTTCGCTGCCATCGTTGCCAAGCAATTAAAGGCGCAAGTGCTTACTATTCAATTTAAAGAGTATAAAAACGACCAGCTAAAAATGATAAGTTTTTTTGCCAAAAGAGCGCGAGGTTTATTTGTAAACTATATGGTTAAAAATAATATCAATCAAATTGACGATTTACAGGGTTTTACCACCGAAGGCTATTGTTTTAACTCTCAATTAAGCACGCCCAATAACTGGGCTATTTACGCGCATAAACCAAGTATAAACTGCACTCGAAATAAAGACTTGGCAATTTTGCAGTATCTTTGCAAGGAAAATAGGCTAAATAATCACCTAAGTTTTATCTTTTTTATCCGGATTTACAATTTTATTTGA
- a CDS encoding T9SS type A sorting domain-containing protein produces MQSLKPCIGLTYYRLTEIDANNQKTIQGVISVMRSKAQQNSLAISQVSTDANQQNLTLYLQKPNANTLANIQILSTQGQIVQTGQTHHAVWQTDIAHLPSGLYLLIAEVNGEVVTKKIVINR; encoded by the coding sequence GTGCAGTCACTCAAACCCTGCATCGGATTAACCTATTACCGCCTAACCGAAATTGATGCCAATAATCAAAAAACAATACAAGGCGTAATTAGTGTTATGCGCAGTAAGGCCCAACAAAACAGTTTAGCTATTTCTCAAGTTTCTACCGATGCCAACCAGCAAAACCTTACTTTGTATTTGCAAAAACCCAATGCCAATACGCTTGCAAATATTCAAATATTAAGCACACAGGGGCAAATAGTACAAACAGGGCAAACCCACCACGCTGTTTGGCAAACCGATATTGCGCATCTTCCATCGGGATTGTATTTGTTGATTGCCGAGGTTAATGGTGAAGTAGTGACCAAAAAGATAGTAATAAACAGGTAG
- a CDS encoding RMD1 family protein: MLPIIALNIAYEIDLKRFKDNFTGLLIAESSSELFYRIIDGNDGQYIYLSQYGVVAFANLSDVDMSKFLQLLTPYCKNLHPEKMRDDFIIHVNPADPNFKFTFNDLTLPTLNENVVHIVLFNLAQSVALDRYVEICENLLAEVQQFSTQLEVKGKLNINRTNMLKFIGRTLNTKNRIVENLYIFDSPDIAWDDEYLDKINRGMVKTFDLQTRFRSIEYTLRMVEDNLLVFKELYLHRESTQLEWVIIILIFIELLDLIFSKLMHYF, encoded by the coding sequence ATGCTGCCAATAATTGCTTTAAATATTGCCTACGAAATAGATCTAAAACGCTTTAAAGACAATTTTACCGGACTGCTTATAGCCGAGTCGAGTTCAGAGCTGTTTTACCGGATTATTGATGGCAACGATGGGCAATATATTTATTTGTCGCAATATGGCGTGGTAGCCTTTGCCAACCTTTCGGATGTTGACATGAGCAAATTTTTACAATTGCTTACACCATACTGCAAAAATTTGCACCCCGAAAAAATGCGGGACGATTTTATAATACATGTAAACCCCGCCGACCCTAATTTTAAATTTACTTTTAACGACCTAACACTGCCAACCCTAAACGAAAACGTAGTGCATATTGTGCTTTTTAACTTAGCGCAGTCGGTAGCATTAGACAGATATGTAGAAATATGCGAAAATTTATTGGCCGAAGTTCAACAGTTTAGTACCCAACTTGAGGTAAAAGGCAAACTAAATATTAACCGGACTAATATGCTAAAATTTATTGGCCGCACCCTAAATACTAAAAATAGAATTGTTGAAAATTTGTATATCTTCGACAGTCCGGATATTGCCTGGGACGATGAATATTTAGATAAAATAAACAGGGGGATGGTAAAAACATTTGATTTACAAACCCGATTCAGAAGTATTGAATACACCCTCCGGATGGTTGAAGATAATTTACTTGTTTTTAAAGAACTGTATTTACACCGCGAAAGCACCCAGTTAGAGTGGGTTATTATTATTCTTATTTTTATTGAGTTGTTAGATTTAATTTTTTCTAAATTAATGCATTATTTTTAA
- a CDS encoding SPFH domain-containing protein, producing the protein MDLYFLPFISFIALILLFGSFFVVRQQSTGIIERFGKFMRTASPGLNLKLPIIDKVVHKINMRVQQLDVVVETKTLDDVFVDVKVSVQYQVMPDKVFEAYYKLSNIHDQISAYVFDVVRARVPQLKLDDVFSKKEDIAVAVKHELHDTMDDFGYDILKALVTDIDPDEMVKHAMNEINASTRLRMAAAEKGEADRILKVKAAEADAQSKALEGKGIADQRRAIVEGLHSSVTEFQRSLEGATAQDVMTIVLLSQYFDTMKEIAARANSNTIMMPNNPSGLSSLTEQFRDLMILANQVKPRQ; encoded by the coding sequence ATGGATCTTTATTTTCTCCCTTTCATTTCGTTTATTGCCTTAATATTGCTATTTGGCAGTTTTTTTGTAGTTCGGCAACAATCAACAGGTATTATTGAGCGTTTTGGAAAATTTATGCGCACTGCTTCGCCCGGGCTTAATTTAAAATTACCTATTATCGACAAAGTAGTGCATAAAATTAATATGCGGGTGCAACAATTAGATGTTGTTGTAGAAACCAAAACTTTAGATGATGTCTTTGTGGACGTTAAAGTATCGGTACAGTACCAAGTAATGCCCGACAAAGTGTTTGAAGCGTATTACAAACTATCGAACATCCACGACCAAATTAGTGCTTACGTTTTTGACGTAGTACGTGCGCGAGTGCCGCAACTTAAGCTTGACGATGTTTTTTCAAAAAAGGAAGATATCGCTGTAGCCGTAAAACACGAATTACACGATACGATGGACGATTTTGGCTACGATATTTTAAAGGCCTTAGTTACAGATATTGACCCCGATGAAATGGTAAAACATGCCATGAACGAAATTAATGCTTCGACCCGTTTGCGTATGGCCGCCGCCGAAAAGGGTGAAGCTGACCGAATTTTAAAAGTAAAAGCCGCCGAGGCCGATGCCCAAAGTAAAGCGCTTGAAGGCAAAGGTATTGCCGACCAACGCCGTGCCATTGTTGAGGGCTTGCACTCGTCTGTAACAGAGTTTCAGCGCTCGTTAGAGGGGGCAACCGCGCAAGATGTGATGACGATTGTTCTTTTATCTCAATATTTTGATACCATGAAAGAAATTGCCGCCCGCGCAAACTCAAATACTATTATGATGCCTAATAATCCATCCGGATTATCTTCACTAACCGAGCAGTTTCGCGATTTAATGATTTTAGCCAATCAAGTAAAGCCAAGGCAGTAG